The following proteins come from a genomic window of Balearica regulorum gibbericeps isolate bBalReg1 chromosome 19, bBalReg1.pri, whole genome shotgun sequence:
- the HIP1 gene encoding huntingtin-interacting protein 1 isoform X1 encodes MDRVSSSMKQVSNPLPKVLSRRAVGGGLEAERESFERAQTVSINKAINAQEVAVKEKHARTCILGTHHEKGAQTFWSVVNRLPLSGNAVLCWKFCHVFHKLLRDGHSNVLKDSMRYKNELSDMSRMWGHLSEGYGQLCSIYLKLLRTKMEFHTKNPRFPGNLQMSDRQLDEAGENDVNNFFQLTVEMFDYLECELNLFQTVFSSLDMSRSVSVTAAGQCRLAPLIQVILDCSHLYDYTVKLLFKLHSCLPADTLQGHRDRFLEQFRKLKDLFYRSSNLQYFKRLIQIPQLPENPPNFLRASALSEHISPVVVIPAEASSPDSEPITDLVEMDTASQSLFDNKFDDIFGSSFSTDPFNFNSQNGMNKDDKDRLIEQLYGEIAALKEELENFKAESARGAVQLRGRASELEAELAEQRHLKQQAQDESEFLRAELEELKKQREDTEKAQRSLTEIERRAQANEQRYSKLKEKYSELVQNHADLLRKNAEVTKQVTVARQAQGDVEREKKELEDSFQRVSEQAQRKSQEQAEVLDTLKRELAASRQELQVLQGTLESSTKVGVEQSTRIAGLEQERDSLSRAAEQHREEMAALRAELRQLRDTLSREQESSKMELETLQTQLRDKESGERALQQRLAEEQFALLQGTAREAERMVQDALSRLEDPAHIGCTGSADCLLSRTLAASECIERLRDAHGKYLSNGAAVGSLLPCLALFAHLVSDTLLQGSATSHVAPMEPADRLLEVCKQCGSEAVSYLSALQDPGTVEGADCSPVTTCLGQISAIGEELRPRGLDVRQEELGDMVDKEMAATAAAIETAAARIEEMLSKARAGDTGVKLEVNERILGSCTGLMQAIHILVLASKDLQREIVESGRGAASPKEFYAKNSRWTEGLISASKAVGWGATVMVDAADLVVQGKGTFEELMVCSREIAASTAQLVAASKVKADKDSANLCKLQQASRGVNQATAGVVASTKAGKSQVEEKDSMDFSSMTLTQIKRQEMDSQVRVLELENQLQKERQKLGELRKKHYELAGVAEGWEEDAAD; translated from the exons ACTGTCAGCATCAATAAGGCTATTAATGCGCAGGAAGTGGCTGTCAAGGAGAAACACGCCAGAA CATGCATCCTGGGCACGCACCACGAGAAGGGGGCACAGACCTTCTGGTCAGTGGTGAACCGGCTGCCGCTGTCAGGCAACGCCGTGCTCTGCTGGAAGTTCTGCCACGTCTTCCACAAACTCCTCCGGGATGGCCACTCGAAC GTCCTGAAGGACTCCATGAGATACAAGAACGAGCTGAGCGACATGAGCAGGATGTGG GGCCACCTGAGTGAGGGCTACggacagctctgcagcatctaCCTCAAACTGCTGAGAACCAAGATGGAGTTTCACACCAAG AATCCCCGCTTCCCTGGCAATCTCCAGATGTCCGACCGGCAGCTTGACGAGGCGGGGGAGAACGACGTCAATAATTT ttttcagCTGACGGTGGAGATGTTTGACTACCTGGAGTGTGAGCTGAACCTCTTCCAGACAg tGTTCAGCTCCCTGGACATGTCACGCTCGGTGTCGGTGACGGCCGCGGGGCAGTGCCGCCTGGCCCCGCTCATCCAGGTGATCCTGGACTGCAGCCACCTCTATGACTACACCGTCAAGCTGCTCTTCAAGCTCCACTCCT GTCTGCCGGCAGATACGCTGCAGGGCCACCGGGATCGCTTCCTGGAGCAGTTCAGAAA GCTGAAGGACCTCTTCTACCGCTCCAGCAACCTGCAGTACTTCAAGCGGCTGATTCAGATCCCGCAGCTGCCGGAG aaCCCTCCCAATTTCCTGCGCGCCTCGGCGCTGTCAGAGCACATCAGCCCCGTGGTGGTCATCCCCGCCGAGGCATCCTCACCCGACAGCGAGCCCATCACAGACCTGGTGGAGATGGACACGGCCTCGCAG AGCCTGTTTGACAATAAGTTTGATGACATCTTCGGCAGCTCTTTCAGCACCGACCCCTTCAACTTCAACAGCCAGAATGGGATGAACAAGGACGACAA GGACCGGTTAATCGAGCAGCTTTATGGGGAGATCGCAGCCCtgaaggaggagctggagaactTCAAGGCCGAG AGCGCACGGGGCGCCGTCCAGCTGCGCGGTCGCGCCAGTGAGCTGGAGGCCGAGCTGGCCGAGCAGCGGCACCTGAAGCAGCAGGCGCAGGACGAGAGCGAGTTCCTGCGCgcggagctggaggagctgaagAAGCAGCGGGAGGACACCGAGAAGGCGCAGAGGAGCCTGACGGAGATCGAAA GGCGGGCGCAGGCCAACGAGCAGCGCTACAGCAAGCTGAAGGAGAAGTACAGCGAGCTGGTGCAGAACCATGCTGACCTGCTGCGGAAG AACGCGGAGGTGACCAAGCAGGTGACGGTGGCCAGGCAGGCCCAGGGGGACGTGGAGCGGGAGaagaaggagctggaggacTCCTTCCAGCGGGTGAGCGAGCAGGCTCAGAGGAAG TctcaggagcaggcagaggtgcTGGACACGCTGAAGCGGGAGCTGGCAGCCAGCAGACAGGAGCTACAGGTCCTCCAGGGCACCCTGGAGTCCAGCACGAAG GTGGGAGTGGAGCAAAGCACCCGGATTGCTGgcctggagcaggagagggacAGCCTGAGccgggcagcagagcagcaccgGGAGGAGATGGCCGCCCTGCGGGCTGAGCTGCGGCAGCTGCGGGACACGCTCAGCCGCgagcaggagagcagcaagaTGGAGCTGGAGACCTTGCAGACCCAGCTGAGAGACAAG GAGAGCGGGGAGCGGGCGCTGCAGCAGCGCCTGGCCGAGGAGCAGTttgccctgctgcagggcacGGCGCGGGAGGCGGAGCGGATGGTGCAGGATGCCCTCAGTCGCCTGGAGGATCCCGCTCACATCGGCTGCACCGGCTCGGCGG aTTGCCTCCTGTCCAGGACGCTGGCAGCCTCCGAGTGCATAGAGCGGCTGCGGGACGCGCACGGCAAATACCTTTCCAATGGCGCAG CCGTgggctccctgctgccctgcctggccctcTTCGCCCACCTCGTCAGCGACACCCTCCTGCAGGGCAGCGCTACCTCCCACGTGGCCCCCATGGAGCCCGCCGACC GTCTGCTGGAGGTGTGCAAGCAGTGCGGCAGCGAGGCCGTCAGCTACCTCAGTGCCCTGCAAGACCCAGGGACGGTGGAAGGCGCCGACTGCAGCCCGGTGACAACCTGCCTGGGCCAGATCAGCGCCATCggggag GAGCTGCGACCCAGAGGGCTGGATGtcaggcaggaggagctgggtgaTATGGTGGACAAGGAGATGGCAGCGACAGCGGCAGCCATCGAAACCGCGGCTGCCCGCATTGAG GAGATGCTGAGCAAGGCACGGGCTGGTGACACCGGGGTCAAACTGGAAGTGAACGAGAG GATCCTGGGCTCGTGCACGGGCCTCATGCAGGCCATCCACATCCTGGTCCTGGCCTCCAAGGACCTCCAGAGAGAGATCGTGGAGAGCGGACGG GGCGCGGCGTCCCCCAAGGAGTTTTACGCCAAGAATTCCCGCTGGACCGAGGGTCTCATCTCCGCCTCCAAGGCCGTGGGCTGGGGTGCCACTGTCATGGT CGACGCTGCCGACCTGGTGGTGCAAGGCAAGGGGACATTCGAGGAGCTGATGGTCTGTTCCCGGGAGATCGCcgccagcactgctcagctggTGGCAGCCTCCAAG GTGAAGGCAGACAAAGACAGCGCCAACCTTTGCAAGCTCCAACAAGCCTCCCGGGGTGTCAACCAGGCCACGGCCGGCGTGGTGGCCTCCACCAAGGCTGGGAAGTCACAGGTGGAGGAGAAAG ACAGCATGGACTTCTCCAGCATGACTCTCACCCAGATCAAGCGTCAGGAGATGGACTCACAG GTGCgggtgctggagctggaaaaccagctgcagaaggagcGGCAGAAGCTGGGGGAGCTGCGCAAGAAGCACTACGAGCTGGCCGGAGTGGcggagggctgggaggaggacG ctgcagattAG
- the HIP1 gene encoding huntingtin-interacting protein 1 isoform X2 has translation MELGKVTVSINKAINAQEVAVKEKHARTCILGTHHEKGAQTFWSVVNRLPLSGNAVLCWKFCHVFHKLLRDGHSNVLKDSMRYKNELSDMSRMWGHLSEGYGQLCSIYLKLLRTKMEFHTKNPRFPGNLQMSDRQLDEAGENDVNNFFQLTVEMFDYLECELNLFQTVFSSLDMSRSVSVTAAGQCRLAPLIQVILDCSHLYDYTVKLLFKLHSCLPADTLQGHRDRFLEQFRKLKDLFYRSSNLQYFKRLIQIPQLPENPPNFLRASALSEHISPVVVIPAEASSPDSEPITDLVEMDTASQSLFDNKFDDIFGSSFSTDPFNFNSQNGMNKDDKDRLIEQLYGEIAALKEELENFKAESARGAVQLRGRASELEAELAEQRHLKQQAQDESEFLRAELEELKKQREDTEKAQRSLTEIERRAQANEQRYSKLKEKYSELVQNHADLLRKNAEVTKQVTVARQAQGDVEREKKELEDSFQRVSEQAQRKSQEQAEVLDTLKRELAASRQELQVLQGTLESSTKVGVEQSTRIAGLEQERDSLSRAAEQHREEMAALRAELRQLRDTLSREQESSKMELETLQTQLRDKESGERALQQRLAEEQFALLQGTAREAERMVQDALSRLEDPAHIGCTGSADCLLSRTLAASECIERLRDAHGKYLSNGAAVGSLLPCLALFAHLVSDTLLQGSATSHVAPMEPADRLLEVCKQCGSEAVSYLSALQDPGTVEGADCSPVTTCLGQISAIGEELRPRGLDVRQEELGDMVDKEMAATAAAIETAAARIEEMLSKARAGDTGVKLEVNERILGSCTGLMQAIHILVLASKDLQREIVESGRGAASPKEFYAKNSRWTEGLISASKAVGWGATVMVDAADLVVQGKGTFEELMVCSREIAASTAQLVAASKVKADKDSANLCKLQQASRGVNQATAGVVASTKAGKSQVEEKDSMDFSSMTLTQIKRQEMDSQVRVLELENQLQKERQKLGELRKKHYELAGVAEGWEEDAAD, from the exons ATGGAGCTGGGCAAGGTG ACTGTCAGCATCAATAAGGCTATTAATGCGCAGGAAGTGGCTGTCAAGGAGAAACACGCCAGAA CATGCATCCTGGGCACGCACCACGAGAAGGGGGCACAGACCTTCTGGTCAGTGGTGAACCGGCTGCCGCTGTCAGGCAACGCCGTGCTCTGCTGGAAGTTCTGCCACGTCTTCCACAAACTCCTCCGGGATGGCCACTCGAAC GTCCTGAAGGACTCCATGAGATACAAGAACGAGCTGAGCGACATGAGCAGGATGTGG GGCCACCTGAGTGAGGGCTACggacagctctgcagcatctaCCTCAAACTGCTGAGAACCAAGATGGAGTTTCACACCAAG AATCCCCGCTTCCCTGGCAATCTCCAGATGTCCGACCGGCAGCTTGACGAGGCGGGGGAGAACGACGTCAATAATTT ttttcagCTGACGGTGGAGATGTTTGACTACCTGGAGTGTGAGCTGAACCTCTTCCAGACAg tGTTCAGCTCCCTGGACATGTCACGCTCGGTGTCGGTGACGGCCGCGGGGCAGTGCCGCCTGGCCCCGCTCATCCAGGTGATCCTGGACTGCAGCCACCTCTATGACTACACCGTCAAGCTGCTCTTCAAGCTCCACTCCT GTCTGCCGGCAGATACGCTGCAGGGCCACCGGGATCGCTTCCTGGAGCAGTTCAGAAA GCTGAAGGACCTCTTCTACCGCTCCAGCAACCTGCAGTACTTCAAGCGGCTGATTCAGATCCCGCAGCTGCCGGAG aaCCCTCCCAATTTCCTGCGCGCCTCGGCGCTGTCAGAGCACATCAGCCCCGTGGTGGTCATCCCCGCCGAGGCATCCTCACCCGACAGCGAGCCCATCACAGACCTGGTGGAGATGGACACGGCCTCGCAG AGCCTGTTTGACAATAAGTTTGATGACATCTTCGGCAGCTCTTTCAGCACCGACCCCTTCAACTTCAACAGCCAGAATGGGATGAACAAGGACGACAA GGACCGGTTAATCGAGCAGCTTTATGGGGAGATCGCAGCCCtgaaggaggagctggagaactTCAAGGCCGAG AGCGCACGGGGCGCCGTCCAGCTGCGCGGTCGCGCCAGTGAGCTGGAGGCCGAGCTGGCCGAGCAGCGGCACCTGAAGCAGCAGGCGCAGGACGAGAGCGAGTTCCTGCGCgcggagctggaggagctgaagAAGCAGCGGGAGGACACCGAGAAGGCGCAGAGGAGCCTGACGGAGATCGAAA GGCGGGCGCAGGCCAACGAGCAGCGCTACAGCAAGCTGAAGGAGAAGTACAGCGAGCTGGTGCAGAACCATGCTGACCTGCTGCGGAAG AACGCGGAGGTGACCAAGCAGGTGACGGTGGCCAGGCAGGCCCAGGGGGACGTGGAGCGGGAGaagaaggagctggaggacTCCTTCCAGCGGGTGAGCGAGCAGGCTCAGAGGAAG TctcaggagcaggcagaggtgcTGGACACGCTGAAGCGGGAGCTGGCAGCCAGCAGACAGGAGCTACAGGTCCTCCAGGGCACCCTGGAGTCCAGCACGAAG GTGGGAGTGGAGCAAAGCACCCGGATTGCTGgcctggagcaggagagggacAGCCTGAGccgggcagcagagcagcaccgGGAGGAGATGGCCGCCCTGCGGGCTGAGCTGCGGCAGCTGCGGGACACGCTCAGCCGCgagcaggagagcagcaagaTGGAGCTGGAGACCTTGCAGACCCAGCTGAGAGACAAG GAGAGCGGGGAGCGGGCGCTGCAGCAGCGCCTGGCCGAGGAGCAGTttgccctgctgcagggcacGGCGCGGGAGGCGGAGCGGATGGTGCAGGATGCCCTCAGTCGCCTGGAGGATCCCGCTCACATCGGCTGCACCGGCTCGGCGG aTTGCCTCCTGTCCAGGACGCTGGCAGCCTCCGAGTGCATAGAGCGGCTGCGGGACGCGCACGGCAAATACCTTTCCAATGGCGCAG CCGTgggctccctgctgccctgcctggccctcTTCGCCCACCTCGTCAGCGACACCCTCCTGCAGGGCAGCGCTACCTCCCACGTGGCCCCCATGGAGCCCGCCGACC GTCTGCTGGAGGTGTGCAAGCAGTGCGGCAGCGAGGCCGTCAGCTACCTCAGTGCCCTGCAAGACCCAGGGACGGTGGAAGGCGCCGACTGCAGCCCGGTGACAACCTGCCTGGGCCAGATCAGCGCCATCggggag GAGCTGCGACCCAGAGGGCTGGATGtcaggcaggaggagctgggtgaTATGGTGGACAAGGAGATGGCAGCGACAGCGGCAGCCATCGAAACCGCGGCTGCCCGCATTGAG GAGATGCTGAGCAAGGCACGGGCTGGTGACACCGGGGTCAAACTGGAAGTGAACGAGAG GATCCTGGGCTCGTGCACGGGCCTCATGCAGGCCATCCACATCCTGGTCCTGGCCTCCAAGGACCTCCAGAGAGAGATCGTGGAGAGCGGACGG GGCGCGGCGTCCCCCAAGGAGTTTTACGCCAAGAATTCCCGCTGGACCGAGGGTCTCATCTCCGCCTCCAAGGCCGTGGGCTGGGGTGCCACTGTCATGGT CGACGCTGCCGACCTGGTGGTGCAAGGCAAGGGGACATTCGAGGAGCTGATGGTCTGTTCCCGGGAGATCGCcgccagcactgctcagctggTGGCAGCCTCCAAG GTGAAGGCAGACAAAGACAGCGCCAACCTTTGCAAGCTCCAACAAGCCTCCCGGGGTGTCAACCAGGCCACGGCCGGCGTGGTGGCCTCCACCAAGGCTGGGAAGTCACAGGTGGAGGAGAAAG ACAGCATGGACTTCTCCAGCATGACTCTCACCCAGATCAAGCGTCAGGAGATGGACTCACAG GTGCgggtgctggagctggaaaaccagctgcagaaggagcGGCAGAAGCTGGGGGAGCTGCGCAAGAAGCACTACGAGCTGGCCGGAGTGGcggagggctgggaggaggacG ctgcagattAG